Proteins encoded by one window of Plectropomus leopardus isolate mb unplaced genomic scaffold, YSFRI_Pleo_2.0 unplaced_scaffold27143, whole genome shotgun sequence:
- the LOC121937689 gene encoding UBX domain-containing protein 2A-like yields the protein MKEVDTVGGEKDEHCEENEEEAPMRRSFSVEDLLDEVEKICYDASGTSKVEMVVRLWKDGFTVNDEDFRSYSIPENQDFLDAIKRG from the exons ATGAAAGAGGTTGACACTGTCGGGGGTGAGAAAGATGAACATTG TGAGGAAAACGAAGAGGAGGCTCCAATGAGGCGCAGCTTCTCGGTCGAGGACCTCCTCGATGAGGTGGAGAAGATCTGTTACGATGCCTCGGGGACATCGAAG GTGGAGATGGTGGTGAGGCTGTGGAAGGACGGCTTCACCGTAAACGACGAGGACTTTCGCAGCTACTCCATTCCAGAGAATCAAGACTTCCTGGACGCCATCAAACGCGG